A single genomic interval of Chryseobacterium paludis harbors:
- a CDS encoding MIP/aquaporin family protein: MTPFIAEIIGTMLMILLGNGVVANVVLKGTKGNGSGWIVITTAWALAVFVGVTIAGPISGAHLNPAVTLGLAIAGKFSWDLVPTYIAGEMIGAMLGAFLVWVFNKDHFAITEDEGAKLACFSTGPAIRKPISNLISEIIGTFVLVFVIFHFADPNLTLNNDPNAKIGLGTIGALPVTLLVWAIGLSLGGTTGYAINPARDLGPRIMHAILPVKGGSDWGYAWIPIAGPILGATLAALLHLALS; the protein is encoded by the coding sequence ATGACTCCATTTATAGCAGAAATTATCGGGACAATGCTTATGATACTACTCGGAAACGGCGTAGTGGCAAACGTTGTTTTAAAAGGAACGAAAGGTAACGGTTCCGGCTGGATTGTGATTACCACGGCTTGGGCTCTGGCAGTTTTCGTTGGTGTAACCATTGCAGGGCCAATCAGTGGTGCCCATCTGAATCCTGCAGTAACATTAGGTTTAGCCATCGCAGGAAAATTTTCATGGGACTTAGTTCCGACATATATCGCCGGAGAAATGATTGGTGCAATGTTAGGTGCTTTTTTGGTTTGGGTATTTAATAAAGACCATTTTGCCATTACAGAAGATGAAGGTGCAAAACTAGCATGTTTCAGTACTGGCCCAGCGATTAGAAAACCTATTTCAAATCTCATTAGTGAAATCATTGGGACATTCGTTCTTGTTTTTGTGATCTTCCATTTTGCTGATCCGAATCTCACTTTAAACAATGATCCAAATGCTAAGATCGGTTTGGGAACAATTGGAGCTCTACCTGTTACATTGTTGGTTTGGGCAATCGGTCTATCTTTAGGAGGAACGACAGGTTATGCTATTAATCCTGCTCGTGATTTAGGACCAAGAATTATGCATGCAATTCTTCCTGTAAAAGGAGGAAGTGACTGGGGCTACGCCTGGATTCCTATTGCGGGACCTATTTTAGGAGCAACTCTTGCGGCTTTATTGCACCTCGCTTTAAGTTAA